The proteins below are encoded in one region of Drosophila santomea strain STO CAGO 1482 chromosome 2R, Prin_Dsan_1.1, whole genome shotgun sequence:
- the LOC120447074 gene encoding uncharacterized protein LOC120447074: protein MERATDDVVPAKESGGFTSHCVHLEAGPSQFTVRALKMQGSTMLIINPKESEVFEELAVGMPSRNSASSESISSTILGGHGQTDSSVLAAKLSKRYFRQFYVSLNLKLDRLVFPLFEKALVTYMQDHLEHFA from the coding sequence ATGGAGAGGGCGACTGATGATGTTGTGCCTGCGAAGGAATCCGGTGGATTTACCTCACATTGCGTCCACTTGGAGGCGGGTCCCTCGCAATTTACCGTGCGCGCCCTGAAAATGCAGGGCAGCACCATGCTGATTATAAACCCCAAGGAATCGGAGGTTTTCGAGGAGCTAGCGGTGGGCATGCCCTCTCGTAACTCCGCCAGCAGCGAGTCCATATCCTCCACCATCCTGGGCGGACATGGTCAGACCGACTCATCCGTTCTGGCCGCCAAACTGAGTAAACGCTACTTCCGGCAGTTCTATGTGAGCCTCAATCTCAAACTGGATCGCTTGGTGTTCCCTCTGTTCGAGAAGGCGCTAGTCACCTACATGCA